A genomic window from Alkalihalobacillus sp. AL-G includes:
- a CDS encoding CoA-acylating methylmalonate-semialdehyde dehydrogenase codes for MTVTQKDTMNLKNYINGKWVESTSTETLEVPNPATNEVLARVPISTKGDLDQAVKAANLAFQTWKNVPVPKRARIMYKFHHLISEQHEELAKLVVQENGKAYKEAYGEVQRGIECVEFAAGAPTHLMGETLANIAEDIDSEMFRYPLGVVGGVTPFNFPMMVPLWMFPLAIVCGNTFVLKPSERTPILANRLAELLTEAGLPEGVFNIVHGAHDVVNGLLEHKDTKAISFVGSQPVAKYVYEKAASAGKRVQALSGAKNHHFVMPDADMEKAVQHVISSTFGSAGQRCMACSAVVVIGDNDRFVEELRKSADSLTIGNGMDEEVLLTPVIRDTHRQKVLGYIEKGIEEGADLIRDGRREMSEMNDGNYLGPTIFDHVTPDMTIAKDEIFGPVLSLLRAKDLDEGLDHLRKSRFGNGATIYTKDAKAVRQFREEADAGMLGINVGVPATMAFFPFSGWKDSFYGDMHVNGKDGINFYTRKKMITSRYDY; via the coding sequence ACGAAAGGAGATTTGGATCAAGCGGTCAAAGCTGCGAACCTAGCGTTTCAAACGTGGAAAAACGTGCCTGTACCAAAACGAGCCCGAATCATGTATAAGTTTCACCACCTCATTTCGGAACAGCATGAGGAGCTTGCGAAATTAGTAGTTCAAGAGAACGGTAAGGCATATAAAGAAGCTTACGGAGAGGTTCAGCGTGGGATCGAGTGTGTTGAATTCGCGGCTGGAGCCCCAACGCACTTAATGGGTGAAACGTTGGCGAACATTGCGGAGGATATTGATTCAGAAATGTTTCGTTATCCGCTCGGTGTTGTTGGCGGCGTTACACCGTTCAACTTTCCGATGATGGTGCCGCTCTGGATGTTCCCGCTTGCAATCGTGTGTGGAAATACGTTCGTCTTGAAGCCTTCCGAACGGACGCCAATCCTCGCAAACCGATTAGCGGAATTGTTGACAGAAGCGGGACTTCCAGAAGGTGTGTTCAATATCGTACACGGGGCACATGATGTCGTCAATGGTTTACTTGAGCATAAGGATACCAAGGCGATTTCGTTTGTAGGTTCACAGCCCGTCGCTAAATATGTATATGAAAAAGCAGCCTCTGCCGGAAAGCGCGTCCAAGCATTATCTGGTGCGAAAAATCATCATTTCGTCATGCCGGATGCCGATATGGAGAAAGCGGTCCAGCATGTCATCAGTTCCACATTCGGTAGCGCTGGGCAGCGTTGTATGGCGTGCAGTGCAGTTGTCGTCATTGGAGACAACGATCGATTTGTCGAGGAACTACGTAAAAGTGCTGACAGCCTTACGATCGGGAATGGGATGGATGAAGAAGTCCTCTTGACTCCGGTTATCCGTGATACACACAGGCAAAAAGTTCTCGGCTACATTGAAAAAGGGATTGAGGAAGGCGCGGACCTCATTCGTGATGGACGCCGGGAAATGTCTGAAATGAATGATGGCAATTACCTTGGACCAACTATTTTTGACCACGTTACACCAGATATGACGATTGCAAAGGATGAAATTTTTGGCCCGGTTCTCAGCCTTTTACGAGCAAAAGACCTTGATGAAGGACTTGATCACCTCCGAAAGTCTCGTTTCGGAAACGGAGCAACGATTTATACGAAGGATGCGAAGGCAGTCCGTCAATTTCGTGAGGAAGCGGATGCAGGAATGCTTGGAATCAATGTCGGTGTTCCCGCAACGATGGCATTTTTCCCATTCTCAGGCTGGAAGGATTCGTTCTACGGAGACATGCACGTAAACGGAAAAGACGGCATCAACTTTTATACACGCAAAAAAATGATCACCTCTCGTTATGACTACTAA